The following proteins come from a genomic window of Drosophila sulfurigaster albostrigata strain 15112-1811.04 chromosome X, ASM2355843v2, whole genome shotgun sequence:
- the LOC133848129 gene encoding GATA zinc finger domain-containing protein 14-like isoform X24, translating to MYGRSSPRFGSGESALRSRNDYSTLYHDTTMYYNDALYDYTTLYYNDPLHNNNLHHDNMHHNNMHHNNLHNNTLYNNTTLYNNTTLYYHTTLHHNNLHHNNLHHNTLYNNTTLYHNTTLYNNTTLYYNDPLRASRYNTTLYNNTTLYYHTTLHHNNLHHNNLHHNNLHHNNLHHNNLHHNNLHHNTLYNNTTLYYNDPLRASRYNTTLYNNTTLYYHTTLHHNNLHHNNLHHNNLHHNNLHHNNLHNNTLYNNTTLYYNDPLRASRYNTTLYNNTTLYYHTTLHHNNLHHNNLHHNNLHHNNLHHNNLHNNTLYNNTTLYYNDPLRASRYNTTLYNNTTLYYHTTLHHNNLHHNNLHHNNLHNNTLYNNTTLYNNTTLYYNDPLRASRYNTTLYNNTTLYYHTTLHHDNLHHNNMHHNNMHHNNMHHNNLHNNTLYNNTTLYNNTTLHHDNMHHNNLHNNTLYNNTTLYNNNLHNNTLYNNNLHNNNMHHDNMRHINSPLCRSYSRSHINSPLCRSCSASHSVVSRAVVSR from the exons ATGTACGGAAGGTCATCCCCACGTTTTGGAAGCGGAGAATCCGCCTTGCGATCACGAAACGACTACTCCACCCTGTACCACGACACCACCATGTATTACAACGACGCCTTGTACGACTACACCACCCTGTACTACAACGACCccttgcacaacaacaacctgcACCACGACAACatgcaccacaacaacatgCACCACAACAACTTGCACAACAACACCCTGTACAACAACACCACCCTGTACAACAACACCACCCTGTAC TACCACACCACCTTGCACCACAACAACCTGCACCACAACAACCTGCACCACAACACCCTGTACAACAACACCACCCTGTACCACAACACCACCCTGTACAACAACACCACCCTGTACTACAACGACCCCTTGCGCGCATCAAGATACAACACCACCCTGTACAACAACACCACCCTGTACTACCACACCACCTTGCACCACAACAACCTGCACCACAACAACCTGCACCACAACAACCTGCACCACAACAACCTGCACCACAACAACCTGCACCACAACAACCTGCACCACAACACCCTGTACAACAACACCACCCTGTACTACAACGACCCCTTGCGCGCATCAAGATACAACACCACCCTGTACAACAACACCACCCTGTACTACCACACCACCTTGCACCACAACAACCTGCACCACAACAACCTGCACCACAACAACCTGCACCACAACAACCTGCACCACAACAACTTGCACAACAACACCCTGTACAACAACACCACCCTGTACTACAACGACCCCTTGCGCGCATCAAGATACAACACCACCCTGTACAACAACACCACCCTGTACTACCACACCACCTTGCACCACAACAACCTGCACCACAACAACCTGCACCACAACAACCTGCACCACAACAACCTGCACCACAACAACTTGCACAACAACACCCTGTACAACAACACCACCCTGTACTACAACGACCCCTTGCGCGCATCAAGATACAACACCACCCTGTACAACAACACCACCCTGTACTACCACACCACCTTGCACCACAACAACCTGCACCACAACAACCTGCACCACAACAACTTGCACAACAACACCCTGTACAACAACACCACCCTGTACAACAACACCACCCTGTAC TACAACGACCCCTTGCGCGCATCAAGATACAACACCACCCTGTACAACAACACCACCCTGTACTACCACACCACCTTGCACCACGACAACctgcaccacaacaacatgcaccacaacaacatgcaccacaacaacatgCACCACAACAACTTGCACAACAACACCCTGTACAACAACACCACCCTGTACAACAACACCACC CTGCACCACGACAACATGCACCACAACAACTTGCACAACAACACCCTGTACAACAACACCACcctgtacaacaacaacttgcacAACAACACcctgtacaacaacaacttgcacaacaacaacatgcaccACGACAACATGCGCCACATCAACAGTCCGCTCTGCCGCAGCTATAGTCGAAGCCACATCAACAGTCCGCTCTGTCGCAGCTGCAGTGCAAGCCACAGTGTCGTATCCAGAGCTGTTGTCAGCCGATGA
- the LOC133848129 gene encoding GATA zinc finger domain-containing protein 14-like isoform X1: MYGRSSPRFGSGESALRSRNDYSTLYHDTTMYYNDALYDYTTLYYNDPLHNNNLHHDNMHHNNMHHNNLHNNTLYNNTTLYNNTTLYYHTTLHHNNLHHNNLHHNTLYNNTTLYHNTTLYNNTTLYYNDPLRASRYNTTLYNNTTLYYHTTLHHNNLHHNNLHHNNLHHNNLHHNNLHHNNLHHNTLYNNTTLYYNDPLRASRYNTTLYNNTTLYYHTTLHHNNLHHNNLHHNNLHHNNLHHNNLHNNTLYNNTTLYYNDPLRASRYNTTLYNNTTLYYHTTLHHNNLHHNNLHHNNLHHNNLHHNNLHNNTLYNNTTLYYNDPLRASRYNTTLYNNTTLYYHTTLHHNNLHHNNLHHNNLHNNTLYNNTTLYNNTTLYYNDPLRASRYNTTLYNNTTLYYHTTLHHDNLHHNNMHHNNMHHNNMHHNNLHNNTLYNNTTLYNNTTLYYNDPLRASRYNTTLYNNTTLYYHTTLHHNNLHHNNLHHDNMHHNNMHHNNMHHNNMHNNTLYNNTTLCNNTTLYYNDPLRASRYNTTLYNNTTLYYHTTLHHNNLHHNNLHHDNMHHNNLHNNTLYNNTTLYNNNLHNNTLYNNNLHNNNMHHDNMRHINSPLCRSYSRSHINSPLCRSCSASHSVVSRAVVSR; the protein is encoded by the exons ATGTACGGAAGGTCATCCCCACGTTTTGGAAGCGGAGAATCCGCCTTGCGATCACGAAACGACTACTCCACCCTGTACCACGACACCACCATGTATTACAACGACGCCTTGTACGACTACACCACCCTGTACTACAACGACCccttgcacaacaacaacctgcACCACGACAACatgcaccacaacaacatgCACCACAACAACTTGCACAACAACACCCTGTACAACAACACCACCCTGTACAACAACACCACCCTGTAC TACCACACCACCTTGCACCACAACAACCTGCACCACAACAACCTGCACCACAACACCCTGTACAACAACACCACCCTGTACCACAACACCACCCTGTACAACAACACCACCCTGTACTACAACGACCCCTTGCGCGCATCAAGATACAACACCACCCTGTACAACAACACCACCCTGTACTACCACACCACCTTGCACCACAACAACCTGCACCACAACAACCTGCACCACAACAACCTGCACCACAACAACCTGCACCACAACAACCTGCACCACAACAACCTGCACCACAACACCCTGTACAACAACACCACCCTGTACTACAACGACCCCTTGCGCGCATCAAGATACAACACCACCCTGTACAACAACACCACCCTGTACTACCACACCACCTTGCACCACAACAACCTGCACCACAACAACCTGCACCACAACAACCTGCACCACAACAACCTGCACCACAACAACTTGCACAACAACACCCTGTACAACAACACCACCCTGTACTACAACGACCCCTTGCGCGCATCAAGATACAACACCACCCTGTACAACAACACCACCCTGTACTACCACACCACCTTGCACCACAACAACCTGCACCACAACAACCTGCACCACAACAACCTGCACCACAACAACCTGCACCACAACAACTTGCACAACAACACCCTGTACAACAACACCACCCTGTACTACAACGACCCCTTGCGCGCATCAAGATACAACACCACCCTGTACAACAACACCACCCTGTACTACCACACCACCTTGCACCACAACAACCTGCACCACAACAACCTGCACCACAACAACTTGCACAACAACACCCTGTACAACAACACCACCCTGTACAACAACACCACCCTGTAC TACAACGACCCCTTGCGCGCATCAAGATACAACACCACCCTGTACAACAACACCACCCTGTACTACCACACCACCTTGCACCACGACAACctgcaccacaacaacatgcaccacaacaacatgcaccacaacaacatgCACCACAACAACTTGCACAACAACACCCTGTACAACAACACCACCCTGTACAACAACACCACCCTGTAC TACAACGACCCCTTGCGCGCATCAAGATACAACACCACCCTGTACAACAACACCACCCTGTACTACCACACCACCTTGCACCACAACAACCTGCACCACAACAACCTGCACCACGACAACatgcaccacaacaacatgcaccacaacaacatgcaccacaacaacatgCACAACAACACCCTGTACAACAACACCACCCTGTGCAACAACACCACCCTGTACTACAACGACCCCTTGCGCGCATCAAGATACAACACCACCCTGTACAACAACACCACCCTGTACTACCACACCACCTTGCACCACAACAACCTGCACCACAACAACCTGCACCACGACAACATGCACCACAACAACTTGCACAACAACACCCTGTACAACAACACCACcctgtacaacaacaacttgcacAACAACACcctgtacaacaacaacttgcacaacaacaacatgcaccACGACAACATGCGCCACATCAACAGTCCGCTCTGCCGCAGCTATAGTCGAAGCCACATCAACAGTCCGCTCTGTCGCAGCTGCAGTGCAAGCCACAGTGTCGTATCCAGAGCTGTTGTCAGCCGATGA
- the LOC133848129 gene encoding GATA zinc finger domain-containing protein 14-like isoform X17 produces MYGRSSPRFGSGESALRSRNDYSTLYHDTTMYYNDALYDYTTLYYNDPLHNNNLHHDNMHHNNMHHNNLHNNTLYNNTTLYNNTTLYYHTTLHHNNLHHNNLHHNTLYNNTTLYHNTTLYNNTTLYYNDPLRASRYNTTLYNNTTLYYHTTLHHNNLHHNNLHHNNLHHNNLHHNNLHHNNLHHNTLYNNTTLYYNDPLRASRYNTTLYNNTTLYYHTTLHHNNLHHNNLHHNNLHHNNLHHNNLHNNTLYNNTTLYYNDPLRASRYNTTLYNNTTLYYHTTLHHNNLHHNNLHHNNLHHNNLHHNNLHNNTLYNNTTLYYNDPLRASRYNTTLYNNTTLYYHTTLHHNNLHHNNLHHNNLHNNTLYNNTTLYNNTTLYYNDPLRASRYNTTLYNNTTLYYHTTLHHDNLHHNNMHHNNMHHNNMHHNNLHNNTLYNNTTLYNNTTLYYNDPLRASRYNTTLYNNTTLYYHTTLHHNNLHHNNLHHDNMHHNNMHHNNMHHNNMHNNTMHHNNLHNNTLYNNTTLYNNNLHNNTLYNNNLHNNNMHHDNMRHINSPLCRSYSRSHINSPLCRSCSASHSVVSRAVVSR; encoded by the exons ATGTACGGAAGGTCATCCCCACGTTTTGGAAGCGGAGAATCCGCCTTGCGATCACGAAACGACTACTCCACCCTGTACCACGACACCACCATGTATTACAACGACGCCTTGTACGACTACACCACCCTGTACTACAACGACCccttgcacaacaacaacctgcACCACGACAACatgcaccacaacaacatgCACCACAACAACTTGCACAACAACACCCTGTACAACAACACCACCCTGTACAACAACACCACCCTGTAC TACCACACCACCTTGCACCACAACAACCTGCACCACAACAACCTGCACCACAACACCCTGTACAACAACACCACCCTGTACCACAACACCACCCTGTACAACAACACCACCCTGTACTACAACGACCCCTTGCGCGCATCAAGATACAACACCACCCTGTACAACAACACCACCCTGTACTACCACACCACCTTGCACCACAACAACCTGCACCACAACAACCTGCACCACAACAACCTGCACCACAACAACCTGCACCACAACAACCTGCACCACAACAACCTGCACCACAACACCCTGTACAACAACACCACCCTGTACTACAACGACCCCTTGCGCGCATCAAGATACAACACCACCCTGTACAACAACACCACCCTGTACTACCACACCACCTTGCACCACAACAACCTGCACCACAACAACCTGCACCACAACAACCTGCACCACAACAACCTGCACCACAACAACTTGCACAACAACACCCTGTACAACAACACCACCCTGTACTACAACGACCCCTTGCGCGCATCAAGATACAACACCACCCTGTACAACAACACCACCCTGTACTACCACACCACCTTGCACCACAACAACCTGCACCACAACAACCTGCACCACAACAACCTGCACCACAACAACCTGCACCACAACAACTTGCACAACAACACCCTGTACAACAACACCACCCTGTACTACAACGACCCCTTGCGCGCATCAAGATACAACACCACCCTGTACAACAACACCACCCTGTACTACCACACCACCTTGCACCACAACAACCTGCACCACAACAACCTGCACCACAACAACTTGCACAACAACACCCTGTACAACAACACCACCCTGTACAACAACACCACCCTGTAC TACAACGACCCCTTGCGCGCATCAAGATACAACACCACCCTGTACAACAACACCACCCTGTACTACCACACCACCTTGCACCACGACAACctgcaccacaacaacatgcaccacaacaacatgcaccacaacaacatgCACCACAACAACTTGCACAACAACACCCTGTACAACAACACCACCCTGTACAACAACACCACCCTGTAC TACAACGACCCCTTGCGCGCATCAAGATACAACACCACCCTGTACAACAACACCACCCTGTACTACCACACCACCTTGCACCACAACAACCTGCACCACAACAACCTGCACCACGACAACatgcaccacaacaacatgcaccacaacaacatgcaccacaacaacatgCACAACAACACC ATGCACCACAACAACTTGCACAACAACACCCTGTACAACAACACCACcctgtacaacaacaacttgcacAACAACACcctgtacaacaacaacttgcacaacaacaacatgcaccACGACAACATGCGCCACATCAACAGTCCGCTCTGCCGCAGCTATAGTCGAAGCCACATCAACAGTCCGCTCTGTCGCAGCTGCAGTGCAAGCCACAGTGTCGTATCCAGAGCTGTTGTCAGCCGATGA
- the LOC133848129 gene encoding GATA zinc finger domain-containing protein 14-like isoform X6 — MYGRSSPRFGSGESALRSRNDYSTLYHDTTMYYNDALYDYTTLYYNDPLHNNNLHHDNMHHNNMHHNNLHNNTLYNNTTLYNNTTLYYHTTLHHNNLHHNNLHHNTLYNNTTLYHNTTLYNNTTLYYNDPLRASRYNTTLYNNTTLYYHTTLHHNNLHHNNLHHNNLHHNNLHHNNLHHNNLHHNTLYNNTTLYYNDPLRASRYNTTLYNNTTLYYHTTLHHNNLHHNNLHHNNLHHNNLHHNNLHNNTLYNNTTLYYNDPLRASRYNTTLYNNTTLYYHTTLHHNNLHHNNLHHNNLHHNNLHHNNLHNNTLYNNTTLYYNDPLRASRYNTTLYNNTTLYYHTTLHHNNLHHNNLHHNNLHNNTLYNNTTLYNNTTLYYNDPLRASRYNTTLYNNTTLYYHTTLHHDNLHHNNMHHNNMHHNNMHHNNLHNNTLYNNTTLYNNTTLYYNDPLRASRYNTTLYNNTTLYYHTTLHHNNLHHNNLHHDNMHHNNMHHNNMHHNNMHNNTLYNNTTLCNNTTLYYNDPLRASRYNTTLYNNTTLHHNNLHHDNMHHNNLHNNTLYNNTTLYNNNLHNNTLYNNNLHNNNMHHDNMRHINSPLCRSYSRSHINSPLCRSCSASHSVVSRAVVSR; from the exons ATGTACGGAAGGTCATCCCCACGTTTTGGAAGCGGAGAATCCGCCTTGCGATCACGAAACGACTACTCCACCCTGTACCACGACACCACCATGTATTACAACGACGCCTTGTACGACTACACCACCCTGTACTACAACGACCccttgcacaacaacaacctgcACCACGACAACatgcaccacaacaacatgCACCACAACAACTTGCACAACAACACCCTGTACAACAACACCACCCTGTACAACAACACCACCCTGTAC TACCACACCACCTTGCACCACAACAACCTGCACCACAACAACCTGCACCACAACACCCTGTACAACAACACCACCCTGTACCACAACACCACCCTGTACAACAACACCACCCTGTACTACAACGACCCCTTGCGCGCATCAAGATACAACACCACCCTGTACAACAACACCACCCTGTACTACCACACCACCTTGCACCACAACAACCTGCACCACAACAACCTGCACCACAACAACCTGCACCACAACAACCTGCACCACAACAACCTGCACCACAACAACCTGCACCACAACACCCTGTACAACAACACCACCCTGTACTACAACGACCCCTTGCGCGCATCAAGATACAACACCACCCTGTACAACAACACCACCCTGTACTACCACACCACCTTGCACCACAACAACCTGCACCACAACAACCTGCACCACAACAACCTGCACCACAACAACCTGCACCACAACAACTTGCACAACAACACCCTGTACAACAACACCACCCTGTACTACAACGACCCCTTGCGCGCATCAAGATACAACACCACCCTGTACAACAACACCACCCTGTACTACCACACCACCTTGCACCACAACAACCTGCACCACAACAACCTGCACCACAACAACCTGCACCACAACAACCTGCACCACAACAACTTGCACAACAACACCCTGTACAACAACACCACCCTGTACTACAACGACCCCTTGCGCGCATCAAGATACAACACCACCCTGTACAACAACACCACCCTGTACTACCACACCACCTTGCACCACAACAACCTGCACCACAACAACCTGCACCACAACAACTTGCACAACAACACCCTGTACAACAACACCACCCTGTACAACAACACCACCCTGTAC TACAACGACCCCTTGCGCGCATCAAGATACAACACCACCCTGTACAACAACACCACCCTGTACTACCACACCACCTTGCACCACGACAACctgcaccacaacaacatgcaccacaacaacatgcaccacaacaacatgCACCACAACAACTTGCACAACAACACCCTGTACAACAACACCACCCTGTACAACAACACCACCCTGTAC TACAACGACCCCTTGCGCGCATCAAGATACAACACCACCCTGTACAACAACACCACCCTGTACTACCACACCACCTTGCACCACAACAACCTGCACCACAACAACCTGCACCACGACAACatgcaccacaacaacatgcaccacaacaacatgcaccacaacaacatgCACAACAACACCCTGTACAACAACACCACCCTGTGCAACAACACCACCCTGTACTACAACGACCCCTTGCGCGCATCAAGATACAACACCACCCTGTACAACAACACCACC CTGCACCACAACAACCTGCACCACGACAACATGCACCACAACAACTTGCACAACAACACCCTGTACAACAACACCACcctgtacaacaacaacttgcacAACAACACcctgtacaacaacaacttgcacaacaacaacatgcaccACGACAACATGCGCCACATCAACAGTCCGCTCTGCCGCAGCTATAGTCGAAGCCACATCAACAGTCCGCTCTGTCGCAGCTGCAGTGCAAGCCACAGTGTCGTATCCAGAGCTGTTGTCAGCCGATGA
- the LOC133848129 gene encoding GATA zinc finger domain-containing protein 14-like isoform X8 produces the protein MYGRSSPRFGSGESALRSRNDYSTLYHDTTMYYNDALYDYTTLYYNDPLHNNNLHHDNMHHNNMHHNNLHNNTLYNNTTLYNNTTLYYHTTLHHNNLHHNNLHHNTLYNNTTLYHNTTLYNNTTLYYNDPLRASRYNTTLYNNTTLYYHTTLHHNNLHHNNLHHNNLHHNNLHHNNLHHNNLHHNTLYNNTTLYYNDPLRASRYNTTLYNNTTLYYHTTLHHNNLHHNNLHHNNLHHNNLHHNNLHNNTLYNNTTLYYNDPLRASRYNTTLYNNTTLYYHTTLHHNNLHHNNLHHNNLHHNNLHHNNLHNNTLYNNTTLYYNDPLRASRYNTTLYNNTTLYYHTTLHHNNLHHNNLHHNNLHNNTLYNNTTLYNNTTLYYNDPLRASRYNTTLYNNTTLYYHTTLHHDNLHHNNMHHNNMHHNNMHHNNLHNNTLYNNTTLYNNTTLYYNDPLRASRYNTTLYNNTTLYYHTTLHHNNLHHNNMHHNNMHNNTLYNNTTLCNNTTLYYNDPLRASRYNTTLYNNTTLYYHTTLHHNNLHHNNLHHDNMHHNNLHNNTLYNNTTLYNNNLHNNTLYNNNLHNNNMHHDNMRHINSPLCRSYSRSHINSPLCRSCSASHSVVSRAVVSR, from the exons ATGTACGGAAGGTCATCCCCACGTTTTGGAAGCGGAGAATCCGCCTTGCGATCACGAAACGACTACTCCACCCTGTACCACGACACCACCATGTATTACAACGACGCCTTGTACGACTACACCACCCTGTACTACAACGACCccttgcacaacaacaacctgcACCACGACAACatgcaccacaacaacatgCACCACAACAACTTGCACAACAACACCCTGTACAACAACACCACCCTGTACAACAACACCACCCTGTAC TACCACACCACCTTGCACCACAACAACCTGCACCACAACAACCTGCACCACAACACCCTGTACAACAACACCACCCTGTACCACAACACCACCCTGTACAACAACACCACCCTGTACTACAACGACCCCTTGCGCGCATCAAGATACAACACCACCCTGTACAACAACACCACCCTGTACTACCACACCACCTTGCACCACAACAACCTGCACCACAACAACCTGCACCACAACAACCTGCACCACAACAACCTGCACCACAACAACCTGCACCACAACAACCTGCACCACAACACCCTGTACAACAACACCACCCTGTACTACAACGACCCCTTGCGCGCATCAAGATACAACACCACCCTGTACAACAACACCACCCTGTACTACCACACCACCTTGCACCACAACAACCTGCACCACAACAACCTGCACCACAACAACCTGCACCACAACAACCTGCACCACAACAACTTGCACAACAACACCCTGTACAACAACACCACCCTGTACTACAACGACCCCTTGCGCGCATCAAGATACAACACCACCCTGTACAACAACACCACCCTGTACTACCACACCACCTTGCACCACAACAACCTGCACCACAACAACCTGCACCACAACAACCTGCACCACAACAACCTGCACCACAACAACTTGCACAACAACACCCTGTACAACAACACCACCCTGTACTACAACGACCCCTTGCGCGCATCAAGATACAACACCACCCTGTACAACAACACCACCCTGTACTACCACACCACCTTGCACCACAACAACCTGCACCACAACAACCTGCACCACAACAACTTGCACAACAACACCCTGTACAACAACACCACCCTGTACAACAACACCACCCTGTAC TACAACGACCCCTTGCGCGCATCAAGATACAACACCACCCTGTACAACAACACCACCCTGTACTACCACACCACCTTGCACCACGACAACctgcaccacaacaacatgcaccacaacaacatgcaccacaacaacatgCACCACAACAACTTGCACAACAACACCCTGTACAACAACACCACCCTGTACAACAACACCACCCTGTAC TACAACGACCCCTTGCGCGCATCAAGATACAACACCACCCTGTACAACAACACCACCCTGTACTACCACACCACCTTGCACCACAACAACCTGCACCACAACAAC atgcaccacaacaacatgCACAACAACACCCTGTACAACAACACCACCCTGTGCAACAACACCACCCTGTACTACAACGACCCCTTGCGCGCATCAAGATACAACACCACCCTGTACAACAACACCACCCTGTACTACCACACCACCTTGCACCACAACAACCTGCACCACAACAACCTGCACCACGACAACATGCACCACAACAACTTGCACAACAACACCCTGTACAACAACACCACcctgtacaacaacaacttgcacAACAACACcctgtacaacaacaacttgcacaacaacaacatgcaccACGACAACATGCGCCACATCAACAGTCCGCTCTGCCGCAGCTATAGTCGAAGCCACATCAACAGTCCGCTCTGTCGCAGCTGCAGTGCAAGCCACAGTGTCGTATCCAGAGCTGTTGTCAGCCGATGA
- the LOC133848129 gene encoding GATA zinc finger domain-containing protein 14-like isoform X21, whose translation MYGRSSPRFGSGESALRSRNDYSTLYHDTTMYYNDALYDYTTLYYNDPLHNNNLHHDNMHHNNMHHNNLHNNTLYNNTTLYNNTTLYYHTTLHHNNLHHNNLHHNTLYNNTTLYHNTTLYNNTTLYYNDPLRASRYNTTLYNNTTLYYHTTLHHNNLHHNNLHHNNLHHNNLHHNNLHHNNLHHNTLYNNTTLYYNDPLRASRYNTTLYNNTTLYYHTTLHHNNLHHNNLHHNNLHHNNLHHNNLHNNTLYNNTTLYYNDPLRASRYNTTLYNNTTLYYHTTLHHNNLHHNNLHHNNLHHNNLHHNNLHNNTLYNNTTLYYNDPLRASRYNTTLYNNTTLYYHTTLHHNNLHHNNLHHNNLHNNTLYNNTTLYNNTTLYYNDPLRASRYNTTLYNNTTLYYHTTLHHDNLHHNNMHHNNMHHNNMHHNNLHNNTLYNNTTLYNNTTLYYNDPLRASRYNTTLYNNTTLYYHTTLHHNNLHHNNMHHNNLHNNTLYNNTTLYNNNLHNNTLYNNNLHNNNMHHDNMRHINSPLCRSYSRSHINSPLCRSCSASHSVVSRAVVSR comes from the exons ATGTACGGAAGGTCATCCCCACGTTTTGGAAGCGGAGAATCCGCCTTGCGATCACGAAACGACTACTCCACCCTGTACCACGACACCACCATGTATTACAACGACGCCTTGTACGACTACACCACCCTGTACTACAACGACCccttgcacaacaacaacctgcACCACGACAACatgcaccacaacaacatgCACCACAACAACTTGCACAACAACACCCTGTACAACAACACCACCCTGTACAACAACACCACCCTGTAC TACCACACCACCTTGCACCACAACAACCTGCACCACAACAACCTGCACCACAACACCCTGTACAACAACACCACCCTGTACCACAACACCACCCTGTACAACAACACCACCCTGTACTACAACGACCCCTTGCGCGCATCAAGATACAACACCACCCTGTACAACAACACCACCCTGTACTACCACACCACCTTGCACCACAACAACCTGCACCACAACAACCTGCACCACAACAACCTGCACCACAACAACCTGCACCACAACAACCTGCACCACAACAACCTGCACCACAACACCCTGTACAACAACACCACCCTGTACTACAACGACCCCTTGCGCGCATCAAGATACAACACCACCCTGTACAACAACACCACCCTGTACTACCACACCACCTTGCACCACAACAACCTGCACCACAACAACCTGCACCACAACAACCTGCACCACAACAACCTGCACCACAACAACTTGCACAACAACACCCTGTACAACAACACCACCCTGTACTACAACGACCCCTTGCGCGCATCAAGATACAACACCACCCTGTACAACAACACCACCCTGTACTACCACACCACCTTGCACCACAACAACCTGCACCACAACAACCTGCACCACAACAACCTGCACCACAACAACCTGCACCACAACAACTTGCACAACAACACCCTGTACAACAACACCACCCTGTACTACAACGACCCCTTGCGCGCATCAAGATACAACACCACCCTGTACAACAACACCACCCTGTACTACCACACCACCTTGCACCACAACAACCTGCACCACAACAACCTGCACCACAACAACTTGCACAACAACACCCTGTACAACAACACCACCCTGTACAACAACACCACCCTGTAC TACAACGACCCCTTGCGCGCATCAAGATACAACACCACCCTGTACAACAACACCACCCTGTACTACCACACCACCTTGCACCACGACAACctgcaccacaacaacatgcaccacaacaacatgcaccacaacaacatgCACCACAACAACTTGCACAACAACACCCTGTACAACAACACCACCCTGTACAACAACACCACCCTGTAC TACAACGACCCCTTGCGCGCATCAAGATACAACACCACCCTGTACAACAACACCACCCTGTACTACCACACCACCTTGCACCACAACAACCTGCACCACAACAAC ATGCACCACAACAACTTGCACAACAACACCCTGTACAACAACACCACcctgtacaacaacaacttgcacAACAACACcctgtacaacaacaacttgcacaacaacaacatgcaccACGACAACATGCGCCACATCAACAGTCCGCTCTGCCGCAGCTATAGTCGAAGCCACATCAACAGTCCGCTCTGTCGCAGCTGCAGTGCAAGCCACAGTGTCGTATCCAGAGCTGTTGTCAGCCGATGA